One Sphingomonas sp. LHG3406-1 genomic window carries:
- a CDS encoding CTP synthase has product MARFVFVTGGVVSSLGKGLLSASLAALLQARGYKCRIRKFDPYLNVDPGTMSPYQHGEVYVTDDGAETDLDLGHYERFTGVSARQSDNITTGRIYRDIIARERRGDYLGATVQVIPHVTNAIKEFALAETEDLDFVICEIGGTVGDIESLPFIEAIRQLRNDLGRGQTVSVHTTLVPWIKVAGELKTKPTQHSVREIASLGVQPDVLLCRCEMPIPEAERAKIAQFCNVPKSAVIEALDARSIYDVPLQYHREGLDDEVLKAFGLPTDPRPDVSRWESVMDAIDHPEGEVTIGVVGKYVGLPDAYKSLREALVHGGIANRVKVNIRWLDAELFEKGEESMLGELEPMHAILVPGGFGERGTEGKIASVRFAKERKVPFFGICLGMQMACIEGARAAGVEGASSTEFGDTAEPVVGMITEWMSEEGLQERRAGGDLGGTMRLGAYEAVLGGNSHVAAIYGSTTISERHRHRYEVNAHYKPALEKSGLVFSGVSPDGRLPEIVERPDHPWFVGVQFHPEYKSRPFDPHPLFASFIAAAVKQSRLV; this is encoded by the coding sequence ATGGCGCGGTTTGTTTTCGTTACCGGCGGCGTGGTTTCCAGCCTCGGCAAGGGTCTCCTCTCGGCTAGTCTTGCAGCATTGCTGCAGGCGCGCGGCTACAAGTGCCGCATCCGCAAGTTCGACCCCTATCTGAACGTCGATCCGGGGACGATGAGCCCCTATCAGCACGGCGAAGTCTATGTCACCGACGACGGGGCGGAGACCGACCTCGACCTTGGCCATTACGAGCGCTTCACCGGCGTGTCGGCGCGCCAGTCGGACAATATCACCACCGGCCGCATCTACCGCGACATCATCGCCCGTGAGCGGCGCGGCGACTATCTCGGCGCGACCGTGCAGGTCATTCCGCACGTCACCAACGCGATCAAGGAATTCGCGCTGGCCGAGACCGAAGACCTCGATTTCGTCATCTGCGAGATCGGCGGGACGGTCGGCGACATCGAGAGCCTGCCGTTCATCGAGGCCATCCGCCAGCTGAGGAACGACCTCGGCCGCGGACAGACGGTCAGCGTCCACACCACTTTGGTGCCGTGGATCAAGGTGGCGGGCGAGCTCAAGACCAAGCCGACCCAGCACAGCGTCCGCGAGATCGCCAGTCTCGGCGTCCAGCCCGACGTCCTGCTGTGCCGCTGCGAGATGCCGATCCCCGAGGCCGAGCGGGCCAAGATCGCGCAATTCTGCAACGTGCCGAAGAGCGCGGTGATCGAGGCCCTCGACGCCCGCTCGATCTACGACGTGCCGCTGCAATATCATCGCGAAGGCCTCGACGACGAGGTGCTGAAGGCGTTCGGCCTGCCGACCGATCCGCGGCCCGATGTCAGCCGCTGGGAAAGCGTGATGGACGCCATCGACCACCCCGAGGGCGAGGTGACGATCGGTGTCGTCGGCAAATATGTCGGCCTGCCGGACGCCTACAAGTCGCTCCGCGAGGCGCTGGTCCACGGCGGCATCGCCAACCGGGTCAAGGTCAACATCAGGTGGCTGGACGCGGAGCTGTTCGAGAAGGGCGAAGAGAGCATGCTCGGCGAACTGGAGCCGATGCATGCCATCCTCGTGCCCGGCGGCTTCGGCGAGCGCGGGACCGAAGGCAAGATCGCTTCCGTCCGCTTCGCCAAGGAACGCAAGGTGCCCTTCTTCGGAATCTGCCTCGGCATGCAGATGGCCTGCATCGAGGGTGCCCGCGCGGCCGGCGTCGAGGGCGCCTCGTCGACCGAGTTCGGCGACACGGCGGAGCCGGTGGTCGGCATGATCACCGAATGGATGAGCGAGGAAGGGCTGCAGGAGCGGCGCGCGGGCGGCGACCTCGGCGGCACCATGCGGCTCGGCGCCTATGAGGCCGTGCTCGGCGGCAACAGCCATGTCGCGGCCATCTACGGAAGCACCACGATCAGCGAGCGGCACCGCCACCGCTACGAAGTCAACGCTCATTACAAGCCGGCGCTGGAGAAGAGCGGCCTCGTGTTCAGCGGCGTATCCCCCGACGGGCGGCTGCCGGAAATCGTCGAACGGCCGGACCATCCCTGGTTCGTCGGCGTCCAGTTCCACCCGGAATATAAGAGTCGCCCGTTCGACCCGCATCCGCTGTTCGCCAGCTTCATCGCGGCGGCGGTCAAGCAGAGCAGGTTGGTCTAG